A region from the Rhodamnia argentea isolate NSW1041297 chromosome 7, ASM2092103v1, whole genome shotgun sequence genome encodes:
- the LOC115727135 gene encoding secretory carrier-associated membrane protein 1 isoform X2, which yields MTNPGTVPPATSRLSPLPPEPYDRGATIDIPLDNAKDLKAKEKELQAKEAELKKREQELKRREDAASRAGIVIEEKNWPPFFPLIHHDIPNEIPIHLQKIQYVAFTTFLGLVLCLLWNIVAVTTAWIKGEGPTIWFLAIIYFISGVPCGYVLWYRPLYRAMRTDSALKFGWFFLFYLLHIGFCVFACVAPPIIFKGKSLTGILPAIDLLSGHALVGIFYLIGFAFFCVESLLSIWVLQQVYMYFRGSGKAAEMKREAARRTMMAAI from the exons ATGACA AATCCTGGCACTGTCCCACCTGCAACTTCGAGGCTTTCACCTCTTCCTCCTGAGCCATATGATCGTGGTGCAACAATTGATATTCCTCTTGATAATGCAAAG GATCTCAAAGCAAAGGAGAAGGAACTTCAAGCTAAAGAGGCCGAATTGAAGAAGAGGGAACAG GAATTAAAACGAAGAGAAGATGCCGCATCTCGAG cTGGAATAGTGATCGAGGAGAAGAACTGGCcacctttttttcctcttatccATCATGACATTCCAAATGAAATACCTATCCACCTTCAGAAGATTCAGTACGTGGCCTTCACGACATTTCTGG GCTTGGTTCTTTGCCTTCTGTGGAATATTGTGGCTGTGACTACTGCCTGGATCAAAGGAGAAG GTCCCACAATTTGGTTTCTGGCCATAATTTATTTCATATCTGGTGTTCCTTGTGGTTATGTGCTATGGTATCGACCTTTATATCGTGCCATGAG GACCGACAGTGCCCTTAAGTTTGGgtggtttttcttgttttacctG TTGCACATTGGGTTTTGCGTCTTTGCCTGTGTCGCTCCTCCAATTATATTCAAGGGGAAATCTCTAAC AGGAATCTTGCCCGCAATAGATCTTCTGAGTGGTCATGCTTTGGTTGGG ATATTCTACCTCATTGGCTTTGCGTTTTTCTGTGTCGAATCACTTCTCAGCATCTGGGTCCTTCAG CAAGTTTATATGTATTTCCGAGGTAGTGGCAAAGCTGCAGAGATGAAGCGCGAGGCTGCTAGGAGAACCATGATGGCTGCGATCTGA
- the LOC115727135 gene encoding secretory carrier-associated membrane protein 1 isoform X1: protein MSRYDSNPFEEEEVNPFADQAGRGKGAGQSNYGGGAFYMTNPGTVPPATSRLSPLPPEPYDRGATIDIPLDNAKDLKAKEKELQAKEAELKKREQELKRREDAASRAGIVIEEKNWPPFFPLIHHDIPNEIPIHLQKIQYVAFTTFLGLVLCLLWNIVAVTTAWIKGEGPTIWFLAIIYFISGVPCGYVLWYRPLYRAMRTDSALKFGWFFLFYLLHIGFCVFACVAPPIIFKGKSLTGILPAIDLLSGHALVGIFYLIGFAFFCVESLLSIWVLQQVYMYFRGSGKAAEMKREAARRTMMAAI from the exons ATGAGTCGCTACGATTCCAATCCTTTCGAGGAAGAGGAGGTTAATCCCTTCGCG GACCAAGCAGGTAGAGGGAAGGGGGCAGGCCAGTCAAACTATGGTGGAGGTGCTTTTTATATGACA AATCCTGGCACTGTCCCACCTGCAACTTCGAGGCTTTCACCTCTTCCTCCTGAGCCATATGATCGTGGTGCAACAATTGATATTCCTCTTGATAATGCAAAG GATCTCAAAGCAAAGGAGAAGGAACTTCAAGCTAAAGAGGCCGAATTGAAGAAGAGGGAACAG GAATTAAAACGAAGAGAAGATGCCGCATCTCGAG cTGGAATAGTGATCGAGGAGAAGAACTGGCcacctttttttcctcttatccATCATGACATTCCAAATGAAATACCTATCCACCTTCAGAAGATTCAGTACGTGGCCTTCACGACATTTCTGG GCTTGGTTCTTTGCCTTCTGTGGAATATTGTGGCTGTGACTACTGCCTGGATCAAAGGAGAAG GTCCCACAATTTGGTTTCTGGCCATAATTTATTTCATATCTGGTGTTCCTTGTGGTTATGTGCTATGGTATCGACCTTTATATCGTGCCATGAG GACCGACAGTGCCCTTAAGTTTGGgtggtttttcttgttttacctG TTGCACATTGGGTTTTGCGTCTTTGCCTGTGTCGCTCCTCCAATTATATTCAAGGGGAAATCTCTAAC AGGAATCTTGCCCGCAATAGATCTTCTGAGTGGTCATGCTTTGGTTGGG ATATTCTACCTCATTGGCTTTGCGTTTTTCTGTGTCGAATCACTTCTCAGCATCTGGGTCCTTCAG CAAGTTTATATGTATTTCCGAGGTAGTGGCAAAGCTGCAGAGATGAAGCGCGAGGCTGCTAGGAGAACCATGATGGCTGCGATCTGA
- the LOC115727147 gene encoding lipoyl synthase 2, mitochondrial, which produces MQSRFQSLPRLLRTHCLPFLSPFSSSSSAPRPPRPPPPPGTLNSSSPQTLASLRARLAEDSPSLSDFIDLKSSHSYSVEVGTKKKPLPKPKWMKESIPGGEKYVQIKKKLRELKLHTVCEEARCPNLGECWSGGETGTATATIMILGDTCTRGCRFCNVKTSRAPPPPDPGEPRNVAEAIASWGLDYVVITSVDRDDLRDQGSSHFAETVQTLKALKPKMLIEALVPDFRGDSGCVEKVAKSGLDVFAHNIETVEELQSAVRDHRANFKQSLDVLMMAKDYAPAGTLTKTSIMLGCGETPDQVVKTMEKVRAAGVDVMTFGQYMRPSKRHMPVSEYITPEAFDKYQNLGMEMGFRYVASGPMVRSSYKAGEFYIKSMIEADRASSTHLPVSA; this is translated from the exons ATGCAGTCGCGCTTCCAATCCCTCCCGCGCCTCCTCAGAACCCACTGCCTCCCCTTCCTCTcccccttctcctcctcctcctccgcccccCGGCCGCCGCGGCCTCCGCCTCCGCCCGGAACCCTGAATTCCTCGTCCCCCCAGACTCTGGCCAGCCTCCGCGCGCGGCTCGCGGAGGATTCCCCGTCGCTCTCCGACTTCATCGACCTGAAGTCGAGCCACTCCTACTCCGTGGAGGTCGGCACCAAGAAGAAGCCGCTGCCTAAGCCCAAGTGGATGAAGGAGTCGATCCCCGGCGGCGAGAAGTACGTGCAGATCAAGAAGAAGCTGCGGGAATTGAAGCTGCACACGGTCTGCGAAGAGGCCAGGTGCCCTAATTTGGGCGAGTGCTGGTCCGGCGGCGAGACGGGGACCGCCACGGCCACGATCATGATTCTCGGCGATACTTGCACAAGAGGTTGCAG ATTCTGCAATGTGAAGACTTCACGCGCTCCACCGCCACCAGACCCTGGTGAGCCGAGGAATGTGGCGGAGGCAATTGCTTCTTGGGGTTTAGATTACGTGGTGATAACTAGTGTGGACCGGGATGATTTGCGCGATCAAGGGAGCAGTCATTTTGCTGAGACAGTGCAGACACTTAAGGCACTCAAACCCAAAATGCTTATTGAAGCCTTAG TGCCAGACTTCCGTGGAGATTCTGGCTGCGTAGAGAAAGTGGCCAAGTCAGGCTTAGATGTCTTTGCTCATAATATCGAGACAGTCGAAGAACTCCAGAGTGCAGTACGTGATCATCGTGCTAATTTCAAGCAGTCTCTGGATGTTCTCATGATGGCCAAAGACTATGCACCTGCCGGGACACTTACCAAGACTTCAATAATGTTAGGCTGCGGTGAAACACCTGATCAGGTTGTAAAAACTATGGAAAAGGTGAGGGCAGCAGGAGTAGACGTCATGACATTCGGTCAGTACATGAGACCATCAAAACGTCACATGCCAGTTTCTGAGTATATCACACCTGAGGCTTTTGACAAGTACCAAAACCTTGGCATGGAAATG GGGTTTCGGTACGTGGCTTCCGGTCCAATGGTTAGGTCATCATACAAGGCAGGGGAGTTTTATATCAAATCTATGATAGAAGCTGACCGTGCCAGCTCTACACACCTTCCTGTCTCTGCATGA
- the LOC115727144 gene encoding serine/arginine repetitive matrix protein 1-like, which translates to MGCCFSKTPPHRRSPPDHPCGSPPRPPAPAFEETHVGIAPQNARTRNPPPPPPPLLEEETVKEVLSETPLPRPQLSDTPQPPPKLQEDGPETKILISKLEEAAEVVSEYSEMYSASESLSTATTATTVTDKREAEVTSRESREVRQRLKSGSPAKLPRKRPPYAGDLAGGGERRRVNRSPSPAKRNLASVSGVGPGRAREAGRARTAAAQRNAGPPSGVPRRDPGETSRRRSSSPATNRAGEASAGAKGRSPAKRAGSAGDGPANGEGGKEYGRRGRSGNEEGRSQGHRSGARERISGQPTCVIGVLHLPLSPRAEVLFSIRGQFRHVIMIH; encoded by the coding sequence ATGGGTTGCTGCTTTAGCAAGACCCCTCCTCACCGCCGCTCCCCGCCAGACCACCCCTGCGGCTCTCCGCCGAGACCACCAGCGCCGGCATTCGAGGAAACCCACGTCGGGATCGCCCCTCAGAATGCGAGGACGAgaaaccctcctcctcctcctcctccgctgcTCGAAGAAGAGACGGTCAAAGAAGTCCTCTCCGAGACGCCGCTGCCAAGGCCCCAGCTTTCCGATACCCCCCAACCGCCGCCCAAGCTCCAAGAAGACGGGCCCGAGACCAAGATCCTGATCAGCAAGCTCGAGGAGGCCGCCGAGGTGGTGTCGGAGTACTCCGAGATGTACAGCGCCAGCGAGAGCCTATCGACGGCGACCACGGCCACCACCGTCACGGACAAGCGAGAGGCGGAGGTGACGAGCAGAGAGTCTCGCGAGGTGAGGCAGAGGCTGAAGAGCGGATCCCCGGCGAAGCTCCCGAGGAAGCGGCCGCCCTACGCCGGGGATCTAGCCGGCGGCGGGGAGAGGAGGCGGGTCAACCGTTCCCCGTCCCCGGCGAAGAGGAACCTGGCCAGCGTCTCGGGTGTGGGCCCCGGGCGGGCCAGGGAAGCGGGCCGGGCTAGGACGGCGGCTGCGCAGCGGAATGCTGGGCCTCCTTCCGGCGTGCCCAGGCGAGATCCGGGCGAGACGTCCCGCCGGCGGTCGAGCTCGCCGGCGACGAACAGGGCCGGGGAGGCGAGCGCAGGCGCGAAGGGGAGGAGCCCCGCGAAGCGGGCCGGGAGCGCCGGCGACGGGCCAGCGAACGGCGAGGGTGGAAAGGAATATGGGCGCCGAGGGCGCAGCGGAAACGAAGAGGGAAGATCACAAGGACACCGGTCCGGAGCAAGGGAACGAATCTCTGGACAACCCACTTGTGTCATTGGAGTGCTTCATCTTCCTCTGAGTCCTCGCGCAGAGGTTCTCTTCTCCATTAGGGGTCAGTTCAGACACGTGATAATGATCCATTGA
- the LOC115727146 gene encoding formin-like protein 3, with protein sequence MGGGEHHRGLGGSAEPPMSVVAPETMYAERQERWTHFDDSVNAVSFGFVATAILISMFLLMAIFERFLRSRTTSSSSSPPPPPTPSDSSPGRSTTRSDVESQIALPQKLHLLSSPKMSVYANGVSVLMPGEQIPTFLAHPAPPPPPPMPPPPPPPCPKEPVSQPLHQQHDHSLHLHCLSTSIGS encoded by the exons ATGGGCGGAGGCGAACACCACCGTGGATTGGGGGGCTCGGCGGAGCCGCCGATGTCGGTGGTGGCTCCGGAGACCATGTACGCCGAGAGGCAGGAGCGGTGGACGCACTTCGACGACTCGGTGAACGCGGTGTCGTTCGGGTTCGTGGCCACGGCCATCCTCATCTCCATGTTCCTCCTCATGGCCATCTTCGAGAGGTTCCTCAGGAGCCGCACaacttcgtcgtcgtcgtcgccgccgccgccgccaaccccGTCGGATTCTTCTCCTGGTCGGAGTACGACGCGTTCGGACGTGGAGTCTCAAATAGCGTTGCCGCAGAAGCttcatcttctctcttctcccaaa ATGAGCGTGTATGCAAATGGTGTATCGGTGTTGATGCCCGGAGAGCAAATACCCACCTTCCTCGCCCACCCtgctcctcctccccctcctccaaTGCCACCGCCGCCCCCACCGCCTTGTCCTAAAGAGCCCGTTTCTCAGCCTCTCCATCAACAGCACGACCACTCCTTGCACCTCCACTGTCTTTCAACATCCATTGGGAGCTAG